One Hydrogenophaga crassostreae genomic region harbors:
- a CDS encoding alpha/beta fold hydrolase, with protein sequence MNAPHNPEVARSVRTGSFHTNVHDLGAAKPGQPPVLFIHGSGPGVSAWANWRLALPVIAEQRRVIAPDMVGFGYTDRPEGITYDMDTWVRQALDLLDALVLPQVDLVGNSFGGALALALAIRAPQRVRRLVLMGSVGVPFPITRGLDAVWGYQPSLANMRSLLDIFAHSRKLVTDELARLRFDASVRPGFQESFGAMFPAPRQRWVDAMASPEAAIRALPHETLIVHGREDKVIPLSNSLTLSQWIPNSQLHVFGHCGHWTQIEHAARFARLVGDFLTEADAS encoded by the coding sequence ATGAATGCACCCCATAACCCCGAAGTCGCGCGAAGCGTCCGCACGGGCAGCTTCCATACGAACGTGCACGACCTCGGCGCTGCGAAACCGGGCCAGCCCCCGGTGCTGTTCATCCATGGCTCTGGCCCCGGTGTGAGCGCGTGGGCCAACTGGCGCCTGGCGTTGCCTGTCATCGCGGAACAACGCCGCGTGATCGCGCCCGACATGGTGGGCTTCGGCTACACCGATCGACCCGAAGGCATCACCTACGACATGGACACCTGGGTGCGACAGGCGCTGGACCTGCTGGATGCCCTGGTGCTGCCGCAGGTGGATCTGGTGGGCAACAGCTTTGGCGGCGCGCTGGCCCTGGCGCTGGCCATCCGGGCTCCGCAGCGCGTGCGCCGTCTGGTGCTGATGGGGTCGGTGGGTGTGCCGTTTCCCATCACGCGCGGACTCGACGCCGTTTGGGGCTACCAGCCTTCGCTGGCCAACATGCGCAGCCTGCTCGACATCTTTGCGCACAGCCGCAAGCTCGTCACAGACGAACTCGCGCGGCTGCGCTTTGACGCCAGTGTGCGTCCCGGCTTTCAGGAATCGTTCGGCGCCATGTTCCCCGCACCGCGGCAGCGCTGGGTCGACGCCATGGCCAGTCCAGAGGCCGCCATTCGCGCGCTGCCGCACGAAACGCTCATCGTGCATGGCCGCGAAGACAAGGTGATTCCGCTGAGCAACTCACTCACGCTGAGTCAGTGGATTCCCAACAGCCAGCTGCATGTGTTTGGCCACTGCGGTCACTGGACACAGATTGAACATGCCGCGCGCTTCGCCCGCCTGGTCGGCGATTTCCTGACCGAAGCCGACGCCAGCTGA
- a CDS encoding catechol 2,3-dioxygenase: MGVMRIGHASLKVMDMDAALKHYENVLGLKVTMKDKAGNVYLKCWDEWDKFSLILTPSDQAGMNHVAYKVEKESDLDDLKIKIEAWGTPTRMLDEGTLPSTGRMLQFNLPSGHEMRLYATKEYVGTDVGITNPDPWPDGLKGAGAHWLDHLLLMCEMNPEAGVNTVADNTRFMTEALDFFLTEQVLVGPNGDMQAATWMARTTTPHDIAFVGGPKSGLHHIAYFLDSWHDVLKAADVMAKNKVRIDVAPTRHGITRGETIYFFDPSGNRNETFAGLGYLAQRDRPVTTWTEDMLGSGIFYHTGDLVASFTDVYT; encoded by the coding sequence ATGGGTGTGATGCGAATCGGGCACGCGAGCCTGAAAGTAATGGACATGGATGCGGCGCTCAAGCACTACGAAAACGTGCTCGGTCTCAAAGTCACCATGAAAGACAAGGCCGGCAATGTGTACCTCAAGTGCTGGGACGAGTGGGACAAGTTTTCACTCATCCTGACGCCATCCGACCAGGCCGGCATGAACCATGTGGCCTACAAGGTCGAAAAAGAGAGCGACCTTGATGATCTGAAAATCAAGATTGAAGCGTGGGGCACCCCCACCAGGATGCTGGACGAGGGCACGCTGCCATCCACCGGGCGCATGCTGCAGTTCAACCTGCCCAGCGGGCACGAAATGCGCCTGTATGCCACCAAAGAGTATGTGGGTACCGATGTTGGCATCACCAACCCGGACCCCTGGCCCGATGGACTCAAGGGCGCTGGCGCCCACTGGCTCGACCACCTGTTGCTGATGTGCGAGATGAACCCGGAAGCGGGCGTCAACACCGTGGCCGACAACACCCGCTTCATGACCGAGGCGCTGGACTTTTTCCTGACCGAGCAGGTGTTGGTCGGACCCAACGGCGACATGCAGGCGGCCACCTGGATGGCGCGCACCACCACGCCGCACGACATCGCTTTTGTGGGCGGCCCCAAGAGCGGTCTGCACCACATCGCCTACTTCCTGGACTCATGGCACGACGTGCTCAAGGCCGCAGACGTGATGGCCAAGAACAAGGTGCGCATCGACGTTGCGCCTACCCGCCACGGCATCACGCGCGGCGAGACCATCTACTTCTTTGACCCGAGCGGCAACCGCAACGAAACCTTTGCCGGTCTGGGATACCTGGCACAGCGTGACCGGCCGGTGACCACCTGGACGGAGGACATGCTGGGCAGCGGCATCTTCTATCACACAGGTGACCTGGTGGCTTCGTTCACCGACGTCTATACCTAG
- a CDS encoding 2-hydroxymuconic semialdehyde dehydrogenase produces MKQFHNFINGEYVATGKTFENRAPVNNQVIGLVHEAGQAEVDAAVAAAHAAMKGEWGRMSVVKRTELMHAVADEINRRFDDFLEAELADTGKPRGLASHIDIPRGAANFKVFADIVKNAPTESFQMTTPDGGTAVSYAVRSPLGVVAVVCPWNLPLLLMTWKVGPALACGNTVIVKPSEETPATATLLGEVMNAVGVPKGVYQVLHGFGPGSAGEFLTKHPGVNGITFTGETRTGEAIMAAAARGVRPVSFELGGKNAGIVFADADFDKAVAGITRSAFENCGQVCLGTERVYVQRPIFDKFVKALKDSAEALKVGPSDEPGVNLGPLISAEHKAKVLGYYAKAKAEGATVVTGGGTPTMAGEFAEGHFVQPTIWTDLPETSSVVREEVFGPCCHIAPFDTEEEVIALANATDYGLATSVWTQNLGTAHRMGAAIEVGLCWINSWFLRDLRTAFGGSKSSGIGREGGVHSLEFYTELRNVMVKL; encoded by the coding sequence ATGAAACAGTTCCACAACTTCATCAACGGCGAATATGTCGCCACGGGCAAGACCTTCGAAAACCGTGCGCCGGTCAACAACCAGGTGATCGGCCTGGTGCACGAAGCAGGTCAGGCCGAGGTGGACGCTGCCGTCGCCGCCGCGCATGCGGCCATGAAGGGCGAATGGGGCCGTATGAGCGTGGTCAAGCGCACCGAGCTGATGCACGCTGTGGCCGACGAAATCAACCGCCGATTCGACGACTTCCTGGAGGCCGAACTGGCCGACACCGGGAAACCGCGCGGGCTAGCCTCGCACATCGACATCCCGCGTGGTGCGGCCAACTTCAAGGTGTTCGCCGACATCGTGAAGAACGCACCCACCGAGAGCTTCCAGATGACCACGCCAGACGGCGGGACAGCCGTCAGCTATGCGGTGCGTTCACCGTTGGGCGTGGTTGCCGTGGTCTGCCCCTGGAACCTGCCGCTGTTGTTGATGACCTGGAAGGTCGGCCCGGCGCTGGCCTGCGGCAACACCGTGATCGTCAAACCATCGGAAGAGACGCCCGCCACCGCCACGCTGCTGGGCGAGGTGATGAATGCGGTGGGCGTACCCAAGGGGGTGTACCAGGTACTGCACGGCTTCGGCCCCGGTTCGGCCGGCGAGTTCCTGACCAAGCACCCCGGCGTCAATGGCATCACCTTCACCGGCGAAACCCGCACCGGCGAAGCCATCATGGCCGCTGCCGCCAGAGGCGTGCGGCCCGTGAGCTTCGAGCTCGGCGGCAAGAACGCTGGCATTGTCTTCGCAGACGCCGACTTCGACAAAGCCGTGGCTGGCATCACGCGGAGCGCGTTCGAGAACTGCGGCCAGGTCTGCCTGGGCACCGAGCGGGTATACGTGCAACGGCCCATCTTCGACAAGTTCGTGAAGGCACTGAAGGACAGCGCCGAAGCCCTGAAAGTGGGCCCATCGGATGAGCCAGGCGTGAACCTGGGCCCACTGATTTCCGCCGAGCACAAGGCCAAGGTGCTGGGCTACTACGCGAAGGCCAAAGCCGAAGGCGCCACCGTGGTCACTGGCGGAGGCACGCCAACGATGGCGGGCGAGTTCGCAGAGGGCCATTTCGTGCAGCCCACGATCTGGACCGACCTGCCGGAAACCTCCAGCGTGGTGCGAGAGGAGGTCTTCGGCCCCTGCTGCCACATCGCGCCCTTCGATACCGAAGAAGAGGTGATCGCACTGGCCAACGCCACCGACTATGGCCTGGCCACCTCGGTCTGGACACAAAACCTGGGCACCGCACACCGCATGGGCGCAGCCATCGAGGTGGGGCTGTGCTGGATCAACAGCTGGTTCCTGCGCGACCTGCGCACGGCCTTTGGTGGATCCAAGTCGTCCGGCATCGGCCGCGAAGGCGGCGTGCACTCGCTGGAGTTCTATACCGAGCTGCGCAACGTGATGGTGAAACTGTGA
- a CDS encoding NADH:ubiquinone reductase (Na(+)-transporting) subunit F, producing the protein MYQVTIEPLGTTIDVEEDQTVLDAALRQGIYIPHACGHGLCGTCKVQVLDGEVDHGAANPFALMDFERDEGKTLACSCTLQSDITIEVDMEDEPDAEVIPVRDFGATVERIEVLTPTIKALHLKLDEAIHFQAGQYVQLEIPGLGQSRAFSIANAPADAQARCAIELHVRCVPGGAGTTYLHETLQAGERLKLSGPYGRFFVRASARMPMVFMAGGSGLSSPRSMILDLLGQGCELPITLVYGQRSREELYHDDEFRALAARHPNFTYVPALSNEPEGSGWQGARGFVHEAAKAHFPDGFAGMKAYLCGPPPMVEACIGALMKGRLFERDIYTEKFISAADANAQRSPLFKRV; encoded by the coding sequence ATGTACCAAGTCACCATCGAACCCCTCGGCACCACGATTGACGTGGAAGAAGACCAGACCGTGCTGGACGCGGCGCTGCGCCAGGGCATCTACATTCCGCATGCCTGCGGGCATGGCCTGTGCGGCACCTGCAAGGTGCAGGTACTCGACGGCGAAGTGGACCACGGGGCGGCGAATCCGTTTGCGCTGATGGACTTCGAGCGTGACGAGGGCAAGACCCTGGCCTGCTCCTGCACCTTGCAAAGCGACATCACCATCGAAGTGGACATGGAAGACGAACCGGATGCCGAGGTGATCCCGGTACGGGACTTTGGCGCCACGGTCGAGCGCATCGAGGTGCTCACGCCCACCATCAAGGCGCTGCACCTCAAGCTTGACGAAGCCATCCACTTTCAGGCCGGTCAGTACGTGCAGCTGGAAATCCCCGGGCTGGGCCAGAGCCGGGCATTCTCCATCGCCAATGCTCCGGCCGATGCGCAGGCGCGCTGCGCCATTGAACTGCACGTGCGCTGCGTACCAGGCGGCGCAGGAACAACCTATCTGCACGAAACCCTGCAAGCCGGTGAACGCCTGAAACTGAGCGGGCCTTACGGCCGCTTTTTCGTGCGCGCCTCGGCCCGCATGCCCATGGTTTTCATGGCCGGCGGCTCCGGACTCTCCAGCCCGCGCTCCATGATTCTGGATTTGCTCGGCCAGGGCTGCGAGCTGCCGATCACGCTGGTCTACGGGCAGCGCTCACGCGAAGAGCTGTACCACGACGATGAATTCCGTGCGCTGGCCGCCCGGCACCCCAATTTCACCTACGTGCCTGCGCTGTCCAATGAGCCCGAAGGATCCGGCTGGCAAGGGGCGCGCGGCTTCGTGCATGAAGCGGCCAAAGCCCATTTCCCCGATGGCTTTGCCGGCATGAAAGCCTATCTGTGCGGCCCGCCGCCGATGGTTGAAGCCTGCATCGGAGCCTTGATGAAGGGCCGCCTTTTCGAGCGCGACATCTACACCGAAAAATTCATTTCGGCGGCCGATGCCAATGCCCAGCGCAGCCCGCTGTTCAAGCGGGTCTGA
- a CDS encoding aromatic/alkene monooxygenase hydroxylase subunit beta produces the protein MNIDLQAREITPLRNTFAHVAKYIGHEKAASRYQEATFGAQPMANFQYRPTWDPEHELFDASRSRVVLADWYVLKDPRQFYYANWTMTRARQQDAVESNFQFVNQRGMVAMIPDAVREKTLSILLPLRHAAWGANMNNASIAAYGFGTAFTAPAMFHAMDNLGVAQYLTRLGLALDEPEALEMGKKAWLDAPEWQGLRRYVEDTLVVQDPFELFVAQNLALDGQLYPLIYGSFVDDHIALQGGTAVAMLTAFMPEWHDETARWIDAVVKAAASESDANRQLIAQWIKDWAERAQAALSPVARLALGEHGEAALTEARDKLDARCRKTGVLA, from the coding sequence ATGAACATTGACCTGCAGGCGCGCGAAATCACTCCGCTGCGCAACACCTTTGCCCATGTCGCCAAGTACATCGGCCATGAGAAAGCCGCATCCCGCTACCAGGAGGCCACCTTCGGCGCCCAGCCGATGGCCAACTTCCAGTACCGTCCCACCTGGGACCCCGAGCACGAGTTGTTCGACGCCTCGCGCAGCCGGGTCGTGCTCGCCGATTGGTATGTGCTCAAAGACCCACGTCAGTTCTATTACGCCAACTGGACCATGACCCGGGCCCGCCAGCAAGACGCTGTCGAGTCGAACTTCCAGTTTGTGAACCAGCGCGGCATGGTGGCCATGATCCCCGACGCGGTGCGCGAAAAAACCCTGTCCATCCTGTTGCCCCTGCGCCATGCCGCCTGGGGGGCCAACATGAACAACGCTTCCATCGCAGCCTACGGTTTCGGCACCGCCTTCACGGCACCGGCCATGTTCCACGCCATGGACAACCTGGGTGTGGCGCAGTACCTCACCCGCCTGGGCCTGGCGCTGGATGAGCCGGAGGCATTGGAGATGGGCAAGAAAGCCTGGCTGGATGCGCCTGAGTGGCAGGGCCTGCGCCGTTACGTGGAAGACACGCTGGTGGTGCAAGACCCGTTCGAGTTGTTCGTGGCGCAAAACCTGGCGCTCGATGGTCAGCTCTACCCGCTGATCTACGGCAGCTTCGTCGACGACCACATCGCCCTTCAAGGTGGCACGGCTGTGGCCATGCTCACCGCCTTCATGCCCGAATGGCACGACGAAACGGCGCGCTGGATCGACGCTGTGGTGAAGGCCGCGGCCAGCGAGAGCGATGCCAACCGGCAGCTGATCGCGCAGTGGATCAAAGACTGGGCCGAGCGCGCCCAGGCCGCACTCTCGCCCGTGGCCCGTCTGGCGCTCGGCGAGCACGGCGAAGCCGCCCTGACCGAAGCCCGCGACAAGCTCGATGCGCGTTGCCGCAAGACCGGCGTTCTGGCCTGA
- a CDS encoding phenol hydroxylase subunit P4 encodes MSVVALKPYDFPMKDVRENFPAPLLYIGWEEHLMFCAPFCLPLPPDTPFGALATAVLPGIFGYHPDFARIDWDQVEWKKNGQPWKPDSAKSLADNGLTHKDAIRFRTPGLTGIKGSFS; translated from the coding sequence ATGAGCGTTGTTGCCCTCAAGCCCTACGACTTTCCAATGAAGGACGTGCGCGAAAACTTTCCCGCGCCGCTGCTCTACATCGGCTGGGAAGAGCACCTGATGTTCTGTGCTCCGTTCTGCCTGCCGCTGCCACCCGACACACCATTTGGTGCGCTGGCCACAGCGGTGCTGCCGGGCATCTTCGGTTACCACCCTGACTTCGCCAGGATCGACTGGGACCAGGTCGAGTGGAAGAAAAACGGGCAGCCCTGGAAGCCCGACTCCGCGAAATCACTGGCCGACAACGGCCTGACGCACAAGGATGCGATCCGTTTCCGCACGCCGGGCCTGACGGGGATCAAAGGCAGCTTCAGCTGA
- a CDS encoding aromatic/alkene/methane monooxygenase hydroxylase/oxygenase subunit alpha: protein MDTRVTKKKLGLKERYAAMTRGLGWETTYQPMDKVFPYDKYEGIKIHDWDKWEDPFRLTMDAYWKYQGEKEKKLYAVIEAFAQNNGQLGVTDARYINALKLFIQGVTPLEYYAHRGFAHVGRQFTGEGARVAAQMQSVDELRHYQTETHAISHYNKYFNGMHQSSHWFDRVWYLSVPKSFFEDAITGGPFEFLVAVSFSFEYVLTNLLFVPFMSGAAHNGDMSTVTFGFSAQSDESRHMTLGIECIKFLLEQDPANVPIVQKWIDKWFWRGYRLLTLVAMMQDYMLPKRVMSWKEAWEMYAEDNGGALFKDLARYGIREPAGWKQACEGKDHISHQAWNTFYNYNAAAPFHTWVPSEEEMQWLSEKYPDSFDKYYRPRLEYFREQQQAGNRFYNKTLPMLCTTCQIPMLFTEEGDPSQICYRDSDYLGNKYHFCSDHCKGIFDDEPEKYIQSWLPVHQIYQGNCFKPGTDPTAEGFDPLMAVLDYYEMNVGRDNFDFEGSEDQKNFAAWRGEALKGEAK from the coding sequence ATGGACACCCGTGTCACCAAGAAAAAGCTCGGCCTGAAAGAACGCTACGCCGCCATGACCCGCGGCCTGGGCTGGGAGACCACCTACCAGCCCATGGACAAGGTGTTCCCCTACGACAAGTACGAGGGCATCAAGATCCACGACTGGGACAAGTGGGAAGACCCTTTCCGGCTCACCATGGACGCCTACTGGAAATACCAGGGCGAAAAAGAGAAAAAGCTCTACGCCGTGATCGAGGCCTTTGCGCAGAACAATGGCCAGCTCGGCGTGACCGACGCGCGCTACATCAACGCGCTCAAGCTGTTCATCCAGGGTGTGACACCGCTGGAGTACTACGCCCACCGAGGTTTCGCACACGTGGGCCGGCAGTTCACCGGTGAAGGCGCGCGCGTGGCCGCGCAGATGCAAAGCGTGGACGAGCTGCGCCACTACCAGACCGAAACGCATGCCATCAGCCACTACAACAAGTACTTCAACGGCATGCACCAGTCCAGCCACTGGTTCGACCGGGTCTGGTACCTGTCGGTGCCCAAGAGCTTTTTCGAAGACGCCATCACGGGTGGGCCATTCGAGTTCCTGGTGGCGGTGAGTTTCTCGTTCGAGTACGTGCTCACCAACCTGCTGTTTGTGCCCTTCATGAGCGGCGCGGCCCACAACGGTGACATGTCCACCGTGACCTTCGGCTTCAGCGCCCAGAGCGATGAGTCGCGCCACATGACGCTGGGCATCGAGTGCATCAAGTTCCTGCTGGAGCAGGACCCGGCCAACGTGCCCATCGTTCAGAAATGGATCGACAAGTGGTTCTGGCGCGGCTATCGCCTGCTCACCCTGGTGGCCATGATGCAGGACTACATGTTGCCCAAGCGCGTGATGAGCTGGAAAGAAGCCTGGGAGATGTACGCCGAAGACAACGGCGGTGCACTCTTCAAGGATCTGGCGCGCTACGGCATCCGCGAGCCCGCTGGATGGAAACAGGCCTGCGAAGGCAAGGACCACATCAGCCACCAGGCCTGGAACACCTTCTACAACTACAACGCCGCCGCCCCCTTCCATACCTGGGTGCCCAGCGAAGAAGAGATGCAGTGGCTGTCGGAGAAGTACCCCGACAGTTTCGACAAGTACTACCGCCCCCGCCTGGAGTACTTCCGCGAACAGCAGCAAGCCGGCAACCGCTTCTACAACAAGACCTTGCCCATGCTGTGCACCACCTGCCAGATCCCCATGCTGTTCACCGAAGAAGGAGACCCGAGCCAGATCTGCTACCGCGATTCCGACTACCTCGGCAACAAGTACCACTTCTGCTCGGACCACTGCAAGGGCATCTTCGACGACGAACCCGAGAAGTACATCCAGAGCTGGTTGCCGGTGCACCAGATCTACCAGGGCAACTGCTTCAAACCGGGTACCGACCCGACCGCCGAGGGCTTCGACCCGTTGATGGCCGTGCTCGACTACTACGAGATGAATGTGGGTCGTGACAACTTCGACTTCGAAGGCTCGGAAGACCAGAAGAACTTCGCCGCTTGGCGCGGTGAGGCCCTGAAAGGAGAAGCGAAATGA
- a CDS encoding 2Fe-2S iron-sulfur cluster binding domain-containing protein: protein MAFSFDSRPKVSVHVAQTSEAYLCASTESLLQGMLRLGRKGIPAGCVNGGCGVCKVRILEGDIKALGPISRAHVSCDEERQGLTLACRVAPLTDVRLEVAGKLKKPFSKGNAESATAAPLSQQQ from the coding sequence ATGGCGTTCTCATTCGACTCACGACCCAAGGTCAGCGTGCATGTGGCGCAGACCAGTGAAGCCTACCTGTGTGCGAGCACGGAAAGCCTGCTTCAGGGCATGTTGCGCCTGGGGCGCAAGGGCATTCCGGCAGGTTGCGTCAATGGCGGCTGCGGCGTGTGCAAGGTGCGCATTCTGGAGGGCGATATCAAGGCCCTGGGGCCCATCAGCCGGGCACATGTCAGTTGCGATGAAGAAAGGCAGGGTCTCACCCTGGCCTGTCGTGTGGCCCCCCTCACCGACGTTCGCCTCGAGGTGGCGGGCAAGCTGAAAAAGCCGTTTTCAAAAGGCAACGCTGAATCTGCGACAGCGGCGCCACTTTCACAGCAGCAGTAG
- a CDS encoding MmoB/DmpM family protein: MSNVFIAFQDNEESRPVIEAIAADNTNAKVVHSPGMVKIDAPGRLTIKRETIEEITGRPYDLQAIHVNLVTLSGHIDEDDDQLTLSWKH; encoded by the coding sequence ATGTCGAACGTATTCATTGCATTCCAGGACAACGAAGAGTCCCGACCCGTGATCGAGGCCATCGCCGCTGACAACACCAACGCCAAGGTCGTGCACTCGCCCGGCATGGTGAAGATCGACGCCCCCGGCCGTCTGACGATCAAGCGCGAAACCATCGAGGAGATCACCGGTCGCCCCTACGACCTGCAGGCCATCCACGTCAACCTGGTCACCCTCTCGGGCCACATCGACGAAGACGACGACCAGCTCACCCTGAGCTGGAAGCATTGA
- a CDS encoding GlcG/HbpS family heme-binding protein yields MNQSLSVSSSVITSQAASMACLAAIAHAESLGIRINVAVTDASGTLAGFLRMPSAFLHSIDIAIDKAYTAASFGFPTSQWPELLAGDEALRLGIVHRPRLVVFGGGLPAKENGALIGGIGVSGGSAEQDEACARAGLEALGLT; encoded by the coding sequence ATGAACCAGTCTCTCTCTGTTTCTTCTTCCGTGATCACGAGCCAGGCGGCTTCGATGGCTTGCCTGGCCGCGATCGCGCATGCCGAATCACTGGGCATACGCATCAATGTCGCCGTGACCGACGCTTCGGGCACCCTGGCGGGCTTCTTGCGGATGCCCAGTGCCTTTTTGCATTCCATCGACATTGCCATCGACAAGGCGTACACCGCCGCAAGCTTCGGCTTTCCCACCAGCCAGTGGCCCGAGCTTCTGGCCGGCGACGAAGCACTCCGTCTCGGCATCGTGCACCGGCCCCGCCTGGTGGTGTTTGGCGGCGGTTTGCCGGCGAAAGAAAACGGTGCGCTGATCGGCGGCATCGGGGTCTCTGGCGGCTCGGCCGAGCAAGACGAGGCCTGTGCCCGAGCCGGACTCGAAGCGCTTGGCCTGACCTGA